A window from Pseudomonas sp. Tri1 encodes these proteins:
- the betA gene encoding choline dehydrogenase yields MSQEFDYIIIGAGSAGNTLATRLTEDEGVTVLLLEAGGPDYRLDFRTQMPAALAFPLQGRRYNWAYETDPEPHMNGRRMECGRGKGLGGSSLINGMCYIRGNALDYDNWAKLPGLEDWTYLDCLPYFRKAETRDIGPNDYHGGDGPVSVTTPKAGNNPLFHAMVEAGVQAGYPRTEDLNGYQQEGFGPMDRTVTPNGRRASTARGYLDIAKKRSTLTIITHALTDKIIFEGKRAVGVRYLVGAAEERVEARARKEVLLCSGAIASPQILQRSGVGPAKLLESLDIPVVHDLPGVGENLQDHLELYLQYACTQPVSLYPSLLWYNQPAIGAEWLFNGTGIGASNQFEAGGFIRTRPDFDWPNIQYHFLPVAINYNGSNGVKEHGFQAHMGSMRSPSRGRIQAKSKDPRQHPSILFNYMATEQDWQEFRDGIRLTREIMQQPALDQFRGREISPGIDVQTDEQLDQFIREHAETAFHPSCSCKMGTDDMAVVDGEGRVHGMQGLRVVDASIMPIITTGNLNAPTIMIAEKIADKIRGRQPLPRSTAPYYVAGDAPVRGKPMREVGPMAQ; encoded by the coding sequence ATGTCCCAAGAATTCGATTACATCATCATCGGTGCCGGTTCGGCCGGTAACACCCTGGCCACTCGCCTGACCGAAGATGAAGGCGTCACCGTCCTGTTGCTCGAAGCCGGCGGTCCGGACTACCGCCTGGACTTCCGCACACAAATGCCCGCCGCCCTGGCGTTCCCGTTGCAGGGCCGGCGCTACAACTGGGCCTACGAGACCGACCCGGAGCCGCACATGAACGGCCGTCGCATGGAGTGCGGTCGCGGCAAGGGCCTGGGCGGCTCTTCGCTGATCAACGGCATGTGCTACATCCGCGGCAACGCCCTGGACTATGACAACTGGGCCAAGCTACCGGGCCTGGAAGACTGGACCTACCTGGACTGCCTGCCGTACTTCCGCAAAGCCGAAACCCGCGACATCGGCCCGAACGACTACCACGGCGGTGATGGCCCGGTCAGCGTGACCACACCCAAGGCTGGCAACAACCCGCTGTTCCACGCCATGGTCGAAGCCGGCGTGCAGGCCGGTTACCCACGTACCGAAGACCTCAACGGCTACCAGCAGGAAGGTTTTGGCCCGATGGACCGTACCGTCACGCCGAACGGTCGTCGTGCCAGTACCGCGCGCGGTTACCTGGACATCGCCAAGAAGCGTTCGACACTGACCATCATCACCCACGCCCTGACCGACAAGATCATCTTCGAAGGCAAACGGGCAGTGGGCGTGCGTTATCTGGTAGGCGCCGCCGAGGAGCGCGTCGAGGCCCGGGCGCGCAAGGAAGTGCTGCTGTGCTCTGGCGCCATCGCCTCGCCGCAGATCCTGCAACGTTCCGGCGTCGGTCCGGCCAAACTGCTGGAAAGCCTCGACATCCCAGTGGTCCATGATCTGCCGGGCGTTGGTGAAAACCTGCAGGATCACCTCGAGCTGTACCTGCAATACGCCTGCACTCAACCGGTTTCGCTGTACCCATCGCTGCTCTGGTACAACCAGCCGGCCATCGGCGCCGAATGGCTGTTCAACGGCACGGGCATCGGCGCCAGCAACCAATTCGAGGCCGGCGGTTTCATCCGCACCCGCCCGGATTTCGATTGGCCGAATATTCAGTATCACTTCCTGCCGGTGGCGATTAACTACAACGGCAGCAACGGTGTGAAGGAGCACGGTTTCCAGGCACACATGGGCTCCATGCGTTCGCCAAGCCGTGGCCGGATCCAGGCCAAGTCCAAGGACCCGCGCCAGCACCCAAGCATCCTGTTCAACTACATGGCCACCGAGCAGGACTGGCAGGAGTTTCGCGACGGCATCCGCCTGACCCGAGAGATCATGCAGCAGCCGGCGCTGGACCAATTCCGCGGTCGCGAGATCAGCCCCGGCATCGACGTGCAGACCGACGAGCAACTGGACCAGTTCATCCGCGAACATGCCGAAACCGCATTCCACCCATCCTGCTCGTGCAAGATGGGCACTGACGACATGGCGGTGGTGGACGGCGAAGGTCGCGTGCATGGCATGCAAGGGCTGCGGGTGGTCGACGCCTCGATCATGCCAATCATCACCACTGGCAACCTGAACGCACCAACGATCATGATCGCCGAGAAAATCGCCGACAAGATCCGCGGGCGCCAACCATTGCCACGCAGCACCGCGCCGTACTACGTGGCCGGTGACGCGCCGGTGCGTGGTAAGCCAATGCGCGAAGTGGGGCCTATGGCGCAGTAA
- the choW gene encoding choline ABC transporter permease subunit, whose product MLIDQKIPLGQYIAGFVEWLTQHGANTFDAIALFLETMIHGVTFALTWFNPLALIGLIALLAHFIQRKWGLTIFVIASFLLILNLGYWQETMETLAQVLFATLVCVLIGVPLGIVAAHKPMFYTLMRPVLDLMQTVPTFVYLIPTLTLFGLGVVPGLISTVVFAIAAPIRLTYLGIRDVPDELMDAGKAFGCSRRQLLSRIELPHAMPSIAAGITQCIMLSLSMVVIAALVGADGLGKPVVNALNTADIALGFEAGLAIVLLAIMLDRICKQPDAKVGGDA is encoded by the coding sequence ATGCTCATTGATCAGAAAATACCCTTGGGCCAGTACATCGCGGGCTTCGTCGAATGGTTGACGCAACACGGCGCCAACACCTTCGATGCAATCGCGCTGTTTCTGGAAACGATGATTCACGGCGTGACGTTTGCGCTGACCTGGTTCAACCCGCTGGCCTTGATCGGCCTCATCGCCTTGCTGGCGCACTTCATCCAGCGCAAATGGGGCCTGACCATATTCGTCATCGCGTCCTTCCTGCTGATCCTTAACCTGGGTTACTGGCAGGAAACCATGGAAACCCTGGCCCAGGTGCTGTTCGCGACCCTGGTTTGCGTACTGATCGGCGTGCCGCTGGGCATTGTTGCCGCGCACAAGCCGATGTTCTACACCCTGATGCGTCCGGTACTCGATCTGATGCAGACCGTACCGACCTTCGTGTACCTCATTCCTACCCTGACCCTTTTCGGTCTGGGTGTGGTCCCAGGCCTGATCTCCACGGTGGTGTTCGCGATTGCCGCGCCCATCCGCCTGACTTACCTGGGCATCCGCGACGTTCCGGACGAACTGATGGACGCTGGCAAAGCCTTCGGCTGCTCCCGTCGCCAGCTCCTGTCGCGCATTGAACTGCCCCATGCGATGCCGAGCATCGCGGCCGGTATCACCCAGTGCATCATGCTGTCGTTGTCGATGGTGGTGATCGCCGCACTGGTGGGTGCCGATGGCCTGGGCAAACCCGTGGTCAACGCACTGAACACCGCCGATATCGCCCTGGGCTTCGAAGCTGGCCTGGCAATCGTACTGCTGGCGATCATGCTCGACCGAATCTGCAAGCAACCCGACGCCAAAGTAGGGGGTGACGCATGA
- the betI gene encoding transcriptional regulator BetI, translating to MPKVGMQPIRRQQLIEATLQAVDQVGMGDASIALIARLAGVSNGIISHYFQDKNGLIAATAQYLMTVLSENVTARRQALEDSSPRAHLKVIIEGNFDASQVNGPAMKTWLAFWATSMHHPSLHRLQRINDHRLYSNLCCQFRRVLPLDEARSAARGLAALIDGLWLRGALSGDAFDTAQAHRIAYEYMDFQLAKAGVPEPTEPLDS from the coding sequence ATGCCCAAGGTCGGTATGCAACCCATCCGCCGCCAACAACTGATCGAAGCCACGTTGCAAGCGGTCGATCAGGTCGGAATGGGGGACGCCAGCATTGCGCTGATCGCCCGTTTGGCCGGTGTCTCCAACGGCATCATCAGTCACTACTTTCAGGACAAGAACGGCCTGATCGCGGCCACGGCCCAGTACCTGATGACTGTCCTGAGCGAGAACGTCACCGCTCGCCGCCAGGCGCTCGAGGATTCGAGCCCACGGGCTCACCTCAAGGTGATCATCGAAGGCAACTTCGACGCCAGCCAGGTCAATGGCCCGGCAATGAAAACCTGGCTGGCCTTCTGGGCCACCAGCATGCACCACCCGTCACTGCACAGGTTGCAGCGGATCAACGATCACCGTCTGTATTCCAACCTGTGTTGCCAGTTCCGCCGCGTGCTGCCCCTCGATGAGGCCCGCAGCGCAGCTCGGGGCCTGGCCGCTCTGATTGACGGTTTATGGTTGCGCGGGGCGCTGTCGGGAGACGCGTTCGATACCGCCCAGGCGCACCGGATCGCTTACGAATACATGGATTTCCAACTGGCTAAAGCAGGGGTACCAGAGCCCACAGAACCGCTCGATTCCTGA
- the choV gene encoding choline ABC transporter ATP-binding protein yields the protein MSIIRFDQVDVIFSRDPREALKLLDQGMTRNEILKKTGQIVGVEKASLDIEKGEICVLMGLSGSGKSSLLRCINGLNTVSRGKLFVEHDGRQIDIASCTPAELKMMRTKRIAMVFQKFALMPWLTVRENISFGLEMQGRPEKERRKLVDEKLELVGLTQWRNKKPDELSGGMQQRVGLARALAMDADILLMDEPFSALDPLIRQGLQDELLELQRKLSKTIVFVSHDLDEALKLGSRIAIMKDGRIIQYSKPEEIVLNPADDYVRTFVAHTNPLNVLCGRSLMRTLDNCKRINGSVCLDPGGDSWLDLAEGNTIKGARQNGAALDLQNWVPGQAVEDLGRRPTLVDSNIGMRDALQIRYQTGNKLVLHDNQKVVGILGDSELYHALLGKNLG from the coding sequence ATGAGCATAATCCGCTTCGACCAGGTCGACGTGATCTTCTCCAGGGATCCACGTGAGGCCCTCAAACTGCTCGACCAGGGCATGACCCGCAACGAAATCCTGAAGAAGACCGGGCAAATCGTCGGCGTTGAAAAAGCCAGCCTGGACATCGAAAAAGGCGAAATCTGCGTGTTGATGGGCCTGTCCGGCTCCGGCAAATCCAGCCTGCTGCGTTGCATCAACGGTTTGAACACCGTGAGTCGCGGCAAGCTGTTCGTCGAGCACGACGGCCGGCAGATCGACATCGCCTCTTGCACCCCCGCCGAACTGAAGATGATGCGCACCAAACGCATCGCCATGGTGTTCCAGAAGTTCGCCCTGATGCCTTGGCTGACGGTGCGCGAGAACATCAGCTTCGGCCTGGAAATGCAGGGTCGACCGGAAAAGGAACGCCGCAAGCTGGTGGACGAAAAGCTTGAGTTGGTGGGCCTGACCCAATGGCGCAACAAGAAACCCGACGAGTTGTCCGGCGGCATGCAACAACGGGTCGGCCTGGCCCGCGCCCTGGCGATGGACGCCGACATCCTGCTGATGGACGAACCCTTCTCGGCCCTCGACCCGCTGATCCGCCAGGGCCTGCAAGACGAACTGCTGGAGCTGCAACGCAAACTGAGCAAGACCATCGTGTTCGTCAGCCATGACCTGGACGAAGCCCTGAAGCTGGGCAGCCGCATCGCGATCATGAAAGACGGCCGGATCATCCAGTACAGCAAGCCGGAAGAAATCGTATTGAACCCGGCGGACGATTACGTGCGTACCTTCGTCGCCCACACCAACCCGCTCAACGTCCTCTGCGGTCGCAGCCTGATGCGCACCCTGGACAACTGCAAGCGCATCAACGGTTCGGTGTGCCTGGACCCAGGCGGCGATTCCTGGCTCGACCTGGCCGAAGGCAACACCATCAAGGGCGCCCGGCAGAACGGCGCGGCGCTGGACCTGCAAAACTGGGTACCGGGCCAAGCCGTCGAAGACCTGGGCCGCCGCCCGACCTTGGTGGACTCCAACATCGGCATGCGCGACGCCTTGCAGATCCGCTACCAGACCGGCAACAAACTGGTGCTTCACGATAACCAGAAAGTCGTCGGGATCCTGGGCGACAGCGAGCTGTACCACGCATTGCTCGGCAAGAACCTGGGCTGA
- a CDS encoding choline ABC transporter substrate-binding protein has product MKGSTPLLLAAMLSLPMLANAAEPAQCSTVNFSDVGWTDITVTTATTSVVLDALGYKTKTTMISVPVTYKSLADGKNMDVFLGNWMPTMENDIKAYREAGTVETVRTNLKGAKYTLAVPQALYDKGLHDFADIPKFKKELDGKIYGIEPGNDGNRLIQSMIEKNAFGLKDAGFKVVESSEAGMLSQVDRAAKRGTDVVFLGWAPHPMNTRFKIQYLTGGDDFFGPDFGAATVATNTRKGYSQECSNVGQLLKNLEFTVDMESSLMGNVLDDKMKPEAAAKAWLKKNPQVLDTWLAGVTTIDGKPGLEAVKAKLAQ; this is encoded by the coding sequence ATGAAAGGTTCCACGCCGTTGTTGTTGGCCGCCATGCTGAGTCTTCCAATGCTGGCCAACGCTGCAGAACCCGCACAATGCAGCACCGTTAACTTCTCCGACGTCGGCTGGACCGACATCACCGTGACCACCGCCACCACCAGCGTGGTACTCGACGCCCTGGGCTACAAGACCAAGACCACGATGATTTCCGTGCCGGTGACCTACAAGTCCCTGGCCGACGGCAAGAACATGGACGTGTTCCTCGGCAACTGGATGCCGACCATGGAAAACGACATCAAAGCCTACCGTGAGGCTGGCACCGTGGAGACCGTGCGTACCAACCTCAAGGGCGCCAAGTACACCCTCGCGGTGCCTCAGGCCCTGTACGACAAAGGCCTGCACGACTTCGCCGACATCCCCAAATTCAAGAAAGAACTGGACGGCAAGATCTACGGGATCGAGCCCGGCAACGACGGCAACCGCCTGATCCAGAGCATGATCGAAAAGAACGCCTTCGGCCTGAAGGACGCCGGCTTCAAGGTCGTCGAGTCGAGTGAAGCGGGCATGCTCTCGCAGGTCGATCGCGCAGCGAAACGCGGCACCGACGTGGTGTTCCTCGGCTGGGCGCCACACCCAATGAATACCCGTTTCAAGATTCAGTACCTGACCGGCGGCGACGACTTCTTCGGCCCGGACTTCGGCGCTGCAACCGTGGCCACCAACACCCGCAAGGGCTACAGCCAGGAATGCAGCAACGTCGGCCAACTGTTGAAAAACCTTGAGTTCACCGTCGACATGGAAAGCTCGCTGATGGGTAACGTGCTCGACGACAAGATGAAACCTGAAGCCGCCGCCAAGGCCTGGCTGAAGAAGAACCCACAGGTGCTCGATACCTGGCTCGCTGGCGTGACCACCATTGACGGTAAACCAGGCCTGGAGGCCGTGAAAGCCAAGCTCGCGCAATAA
- the betB gene encoding betaine-aldehyde dehydrogenase, translating into MARFELQKLYIDGAYSDASGDATFEAINPANGEVLAQVQRATFEDVERAVVSAEKGQKVWAAMTAMQRSRILRRAVEILRERNDELAALETLDTGKAYSETRYVDIVTGADVLEYYAGLVPAIEGEQVPLRTTSFVYTRREPLGVVAGIGAWNYPIQIALWKSAPALAAGNAMIFKPSEVTSLTTLKLAEIYTEAGVPAGVFNVLTGSGREVGTWLTEHPRIEKISFTGGTDTGKKVMASASSSSLKDVTMELGGKSPLIIFDDADLDRAADTAMMANFYSSGQVCTNGTRVFVPSHLKAAFEAKIAERVARIRIGNPEDENTNFGPLVSFAHMESVLGYIEKGKAEGARLLCGGGRLTDGELAKGAFVAPTVFTDCTDEMTIVREEIFGPVMSILTYETEEEVIRRANDTDFGLAAGVVTRDLNRAHRVIHQLEAGICWINAWGESAAEMPVGGYKQSGVGRENGISSLNNFTRIKSVQVELGDYASVF; encoded by the coding sequence ATGGCCCGTTTCGAACTGCAAAAACTCTACATCGATGGCGCGTACAGCGATGCCAGCGGCGACGCCACTTTCGAAGCCATCAACCCTGCCAACGGTGAAGTTCTTGCCCAAGTGCAGCGTGCAACGTTCGAGGACGTCGAGCGTGCCGTGGTCAGCGCCGAGAAGGGCCAGAAAGTCTGGGCCGCCATGACCGCCATGCAGCGCTCGCGCATCCTGCGCCGTGCCGTGGAGATCCTGCGCGAGCGCAACGATGAGCTGGCTGCCCTGGAAACCCTCGACACCGGCAAGGCCTACTCCGAAACCCGCTACGTCGACATCGTCACCGGTGCCGACGTGCTGGAATACTACGCCGGCCTGGTGCCGGCCATCGAAGGCGAACAGGTTCCGCTGCGCACCACTTCGTTCGTCTATACCCGCCGCGAGCCGCTGGGCGTGGTGGCCGGTATCGGCGCGTGGAACTACCCGATCCAGATCGCCCTATGGAAATCCGCCCCGGCCCTGGCAGCCGGTAACGCGATGATCTTCAAGCCGAGCGAAGTCACCTCGCTGACCACCTTGAAACTGGCCGAGATCTATACCGAGGCCGGCGTCCCGGCAGGTGTGTTCAACGTACTGACCGGCAGTGGCCGCGAAGTCGGCACCTGGCTGACCGAGCACCCGCGCATCGAGAAAATTTCCTTCACCGGTGGCACCGACACCGGCAAGAAAGTCATGGCCAGCGCCTCGAGTTCTTCGCTCAAAGACGTGACCATGGAACTGGGCGGCAAGTCGCCGCTGATCATCTTCGATGACGCCGACCTGGATCGCGCCGCCGACACCGCGATGATGGCCAACTTCTACAGCTCCGGCCAGGTCTGCACCAACGGCACCCGCGTGTTCGTACCGAGCCATCTCAAGGCGGCGTTCGAAGCCAAGATCGCCGAACGCGTGGCGCGCATCCGCATCGGAAATCCAGAAGACGAAAACACCAACTTCGGCCCACTGGTGAGCTTCGCCCACATGGAAAGCGTGTTGGGCTACATCGAGAAAGGCAAGGCCGAGGGCGCGCGCCTGCTGTGCGGCGGCGGGCGCTTGACCGACGGCGAATTGGCCAAGGGCGCGTTCGTCGCCCCGACCGTGTTCACCGACTGCACCGACGAGATGACCATCGTGCGTGAGGAAATCTTCGGCCCGGTAATGAGCATCCTCACCTACGAAACCGAAGAAGAGGTGATCCGCCGCGCCAACGATACCGACTTCGGCCTGGCCGCCGGCGTCGTCACCCGCGACCTGAACCGCGCCCACCGCGTGATCCACCAGCTCGAGGCCGGCATCTGCTGGATCAATGCCTGGGGTGAATCCGCCGCTGAAATGCCAGTCGGCGGCTACAAGCAATCGGGCGTAGGCCGTGAGAACGGGATCAGCTCGCTGAACAACTTCACACGCATCAAATCGGTGCAGGTCGAACTGGGCGATTACGCGTCGGTGTTCTGA
- a CDS encoding TldD/PmbA family protein — MFDFHPQLKQRFAALRTGAEFFSLRYVRESGQHLSVRKNVAEPPSLARDEGAMLTARVNGVEAYASTNDLSQAGLQAALERAEQQARQLQPHALLDLREQGVSSDRADYLSPDFDQAFPSLSDCYQLLSDESAAVPVDERLVNWQVSIGLTQVEQIYLNSAGAELRQAQRFIYPALDVTAFDGQDSQTRTLGRENFGQQGGFDVISRCGLIGAAPRIADQALQLLMAPNTPQGPRDLLLMPDQMMLQIHESIGHPLELDRILGDERNYAGTSFVKTSDFGHLQYGSNLLNVTFDPNIPEELASYSHDDDGTAASKQLLIREGLLLRPLGGALSQFRAGLDGVANSRACGWNRPPIDRMANLNIEPGDQSLEQLIQGIEHGVLMRTNRSWSIDDARNKFQFGCEWGQLIENGELKGVVKNPNYRGISAQFWKSLRAVGDASTFQVLGTPNCGKGEPNQVIRVGHASPACVFSNVDVFGGDA, encoded by the coding sequence ATGTTCGACTTCCACCCCCAGCTCAAGCAGCGCTTTGCTGCCTTGCGCACGGGCGCTGAATTTTTTTCCCTGCGTTATGTACGCGAGTCCGGCCAGCACTTGTCGGTGCGCAAGAACGTCGCCGAACCGCCCAGCCTGGCCCGCGATGAAGGCGCGATGCTCACTGCGCGAGTCAATGGTGTCGAGGCGTATGCCTCCACCAACGATCTGTCCCAGGCCGGCCTACAGGCAGCGCTGGAGCGGGCCGAGCAGCAAGCCCGCCAGCTCCAGCCCCACGCCCTGCTCGACCTGCGCGAGCAAGGGGTGTCCAGCGACCGCGCCGATTACCTCTCACCTGATTTCGACCAAGCCTTCCCTTCCCTGAGCGACTGTTACCAATTGCTCAGTGACGAATCGGCCGCAGTGCCCGTGGACGAGCGCCTGGTGAACTGGCAAGTCAGCATCGGCCTGACCCAGGTCGAGCAGATTTACCTCAACAGCGCCGGCGCCGAACTGCGCCAGGCCCAGCGTTTTATCTATCCGGCCCTGGATGTCACCGCTTTCGACGGTCAAGACAGCCAGACCCGCACCCTGGGCCGCGAGAATTTCGGCCAGCAAGGCGGCTTCGATGTGATCAGCCGCTGCGGCCTGATCGGCGCCGCCCCCAGGATCGCCGACCAGGCCCTGCAACTGCTGATGGCGCCGAACACGCCGCAAGGCCCACGGGACCTGCTGCTGATGCCCGACCAGATGATGCTGCAAATCCACGAGTCCATCGGCCACCCACTGGAGCTGGACCGCATCCTGGGAGACGAGCGCAATTACGCCGGCACCAGCTTCGTCAAGACCAGCGACTTCGGACACCTGCAATACGGCTCCAACCTGTTGAACGTGACCTTCGACCCGAACATTCCCGAGGAACTGGCCAGCTACAGCCATGACGACGACGGCACGGCCGCCAGCAAGCAGTTGCTGATTCGCGAAGGCCTGCTGCTGCGTCCGCTGGGCGGAGCACTCTCGCAGTTCCGTGCCGGCCTCGATGGTGTCGCCAACAGTCGCGCCTGCGGTTGGAACCGCCCACCCATCGATCGCATGGCGAACCTGAACATCGAGCCCGGCGACCAGTCCCTGGAACAACTGATCCAAGGCATCGAGCACGGTGTGCTGATGCGCACCAACCGCTCCTGGTCCATTGACGATGCCCGCAACAAATTCCAGTTCGGCTGCGAGTGGGGCCAATTGATCGAGAACGGCGAGCTCAAGGGCGTGGTGAAAAACCCCAACTACCGGGGCATTTCCGCACAGTTCTGGAAGAGCCTGCGCGCCGTGGGCGATGCCAGTACCTTCCAGGTCTTGGGCACCCCGAACTGTGGCAAGGGCGAGCCGAACCAGGTCATCCGTGTCGGCCATGCGTCGCCGGCGTGCGTGTTCAGCAACGTTGATGTGTTTGGGGGAGATGCCTGA
- a CDS encoding L-serine ammonia-lyase, which translates to MAISVFDLFKIGIGPSSSHTVGPMRAAALFVEALRAKALLHDVRRVEVQLFGSLSATGIGHGSDNAVIMGLMGEWPDAIDPSQIGSRIEQLRESQTLLLDGRLPVPFVWSRDMRLIDENLPFHPNAMTLVAEGASGELHRDTYYSVGGGFVVDQAQASSGVVDLDRTELPYDFSSAEELLELCRSHNLRVAELMMANEKVWRSEDEIRSGLMKLWRAMQDCVEQGLKHEGILPGGLNVRRRAAKLHRSLQELNKPNVIGSTLSAMEWVNLYALAVNEENAAGGRMVTAPTNGAAGIIPAVLHYFMKFSEAVTDANVVDYFLGAAAVGILCKKNASISGAEVGCQGEVGSACAMAAAGLAEILGATPEQLCNAAEIGLEHNLGLTCDPVGGLVQVPCIERNAIAAVKAINAAQMALRGDGQHFISLDRVIRTMRDTGADMHDKYKETSRGGLAVSAVEC; encoded by the coding sequence ATGGCAATCAGCGTGTTCGACCTGTTCAAAATCGGTATCGGTCCGTCCAGTTCCCACACCGTGGGGCCCATGCGCGCCGCGGCGCTGTTTGTTGAAGCGTTGCGTGCCAAAGCACTGCTGCACGACGTGCGGCGAGTCGAGGTGCAATTGTTCGGCTCACTGTCGGCCACAGGCATCGGCCATGGCAGTGACAATGCGGTGATCATGGGCTTGATGGGCGAGTGGCCGGACGCTATCGATCCGTCGCAGATCGGTTCGCGCATCGAACAACTGCGTGAGAGCCAGACCCTGCTGCTGGACGGTCGCTTGCCGGTGCCTTTCGTCTGGTCCCGGGACATGCGCCTGATCGACGAAAACCTGCCGTTCCACCCCAACGCCATGACGCTGGTGGCTGAGGGCGCCAGCGGCGAGCTGCACCGTGATACCTATTATTCAGTCGGCGGTGGTTTCGTCGTCGACCAGGCCCAGGCCTCCAGCGGCGTGGTAGACCTGGACCGCACCGAGCTGCCCTACGATTTTTCCAGCGCCGAAGAACTGCTTGAGCTGTGCCGCAGCCACAACCTGCGGGTGGCCGAGTTGATGATGGCCAACGAAAAGGTCTGGCGTTCGGAAGACGAGATTCGCAGCGGCCTGATGAAGCTCTGGCGGGCCATGCAGGATTGCGTCGAGCAGGGCCTCAAGCACGAAGGCATCCTGCCTGGCGGTTTGAATGTACGTCGGCGTGCGGCCAAATTGCACCGCAGCCTGCAGGAGTTGAACAAGCCGAATGTCATCGGCTCGACCCTCAGCGCCATGGAGTGGGTCAACCTGTATGCCCTGGCGGTCAATGAAGAAAACGCCGCCGGCGGGCGCATGGTCACGGCGCCGACCAACGGCGCGGCGGGGATCATTCCGGCGGTGCTGCATTACTTCATGAAATTCAGCGAGGCGGTCACCGACGCCAACGTCGTGGATTATTTCCTTGGTGCGGCGGCGGTGGGGATCCTGTGCAAGAAGAACGCTTCGATCTCCGGTGCCGAAGTCGGTTGCCAGGGCGAGGTGGGTTCGGCTTGCGCCATGGCGGCGGCGGGCTTGGCGGAAATCCTCGGCGCCACGCCGGAGCAACTGTGCAACGCGGCGGAAATCGGCCTGGAACACAACCTCGGCCTGACCTGCGACCCGGTAGGCGGCCTGGTGCAGGTGCCCTGCATCGAACGTAACGCGATTGCCGCGGTGAAAGCCATCAATGCTGCGCAAATGGCGCTGCGCGGTGATGGCCAGCATTTCATCTCCCTGGACCGGGTGATTCGTACCATGCGCGATACCGGTGCCGATATGCATGACAAATATAAAGAGACTTCGCGCGGTGGCTTGGCGGTCAGTGCGGTGGAATGCTGA